A genomic segment from Gossypium hirsutum isolate 1008001.06 chromosome D04, Gossypium_hirsutum_v2.1, whole genome shotgun sequence encodes:
- the LOC107899296 gene encoding probable starch synthase 4, chloroplastic/amyloplastic isoform X1, whose product MFFPNFALIICIVEKESESGGKLDSYEVEGGETKGEILQNLAEFQFSCYSANDMQGKAENKAAMRMNLGLSSADDQRPVVGCITRLVPQKGVHLIKHAIYRTLEMGGQFELLGSCPVPHIQREFEGIANQFQNHEHIRLILKYDESLSHAIYAASDMFIIPSIFEPCGLTQVSHLLQMLIHEF is encoded by the exons ATGTTTTTCCCAAATTTTGCACTGATTATTTGT ATTGTTGAAAAGGAATCTGAATCTGGGGGAAAGCTAGACTCCTATGAAGTCGAGGGTGGTGAGACAAAGGGTGAAATACTTCAAAATCTGGCTGAGTTCCAGTTCTCTTGT TATAGTGCTAATGATATGCAAGGGAAAGCAGAAAATAAAGCTGCAATGAGAATGAATCTAGGGCTTTCATCTGCTGATGATCAACGGCCAGTG GTAGGTTGCATAACAAGATTGGTGCCACAGAAAGGTGTTCATCTGATTAAGCATGCCATATATCGAACATTGGAGATGGGCGGTCAGTTTGAACTTCTTGGTTCATGTCCAGTTCCCCACATTCAG aGGGAATTTGAGGGTATAGCAAACCAATTCCAAAACCACGAACACATTCGGCTAATACTAAAATATGATGAGTCTCTTTCTCATGCCATTTACGCAGCATCTGACATGTTCATCATCCCATCTATTTTTGAACCTTGTGGCCTTACACAG GTTAGTCACCTATTGCAAATGTTGATTCACGAATTCTAA
- the LOC107899296 gene encoding probable starch synthase 4, chloroplastic/amyloplastic isoform X2 codes for MKSRVVRQKGEILQNLAEFQFSCYSANDMQGKAENKAAMRMNLGLSSADDQRPVVGCITRLVPQKGVHLIKHAIYRTLEMGGQFELLGSCPVPHIQREFEGIANQFQNHEHIRLILKYDESLSHAIYAASDMFIIPSIFEPCGLTQVSHLLQMLIHEF; via the exons ATGAAGTCGAGGGTGGTGAGACAAAAGGGTGAAATACTTCAAAATCTGGCTGAGTTCCAGTTCTCTTGT TATAGTGCTAATGATATGCAAGGGAAAGCAGAAAATAAAGCTGCAATGAGAATGAATCTAGGGCTTTCATCTGCTGATGATCAACGGCCAGTG GTAGGTTGCATAACAAGATTGGTGCCACAGAAAGGTGTTCATCTGATTAAGCATGCCATATATCGAACATTGGAGATGGGCGGTCAGTTTGAACTTCTTGGTTCATGTCCAGTTCCCCACATTCAG aGGGAATTTGAGGGTATAGCAAACCAATTCCAAAACCACGAACACATTCGGCTAATACTAAAATATGATGAGTCTCTTTCTCATGCCATTTACGCAGCATCTGACATGTTCATCATCCCATCTATTTTTGAACCTTGTGGCCTTACACAG GTTAGTCACCTATTGCAAATGTTGATTCACGAATTCTAA